The Gemmatimonadota bacterium genome includes the window TCACACCGCACGCAGTGCGGTGTCGACGGAAGATCGCGCCACAGGAATCTTTGCGCTGGTACGTCCTCGCGCCACCGCTTGCTCGCCTTCGCGATTGACGCACCGGTGACCGTCTACTACCCTTCTTGTTATGACACGCCGCTTTCATCTCCACGACCTGCACCACCACGCCCTGACGGGTCGCGGTATCATGTCGTGCGTTCGAGTGGCTGTCTAAAGCGCTCTGATCTGCCTCAATGATTCCGGCCCGTCCTCTCTTGGACGGGCCTTTTTTTTCTCGCCACATCTCAGTGACTCATGCTTCGCATCGCACTTCCCAATAAAGGACGCCTGCACCAAGACTGCCGTGAACTGCTCGCGGACGCTGGACTTGCGGTTCGCGCATCCAGTGAACGGGCGCTGACCGCATCGCTGGGTGGTGAGTTCGAGGCCATCTTTGTTCGCGCGCAAGATATTCCCGAGTTCGTCGCAGACGGCGCGGCGGACGCCGGTATCACCGGGTGGGATCTCGTGGTGGAATCGGGGCGACCGTTGACCTCTCGGCTGGACCTCGCCTTTGGTCGATGCACGATCGTCGTCGCCACGCGTGAGGACAGCGGCATCCGCGCCGTCGCTGACATTCCCGAGCAAAGCCGCGTGGCCACCGTGTTTCCAAATATCACGCGCACATTTTTCGCGGACCAAGGCAAGTTGGTGGTGCTGGCCCCGGTCTCTGGTGCCGTGGAAATCGCACCGCACCTCGGCATCGCCGATGTCATTGTGGACATTACCTCCACGGGGTCTACGTTGCGCGTCAACGGACTGCGCCCGGTGTGTACGGTCATGGAATCAAGCGCGCGCCTCATCAGCGCCGCCGCGCCACTCGCCGATGTCCAAAAAGTTCGGGCGCTCGACGAGCTCGTTATGGCGCTGCAATCCGTGCTCGCCGCGCGTGGGCGACGATATGTGATGGCGAACGTGCCGCGCGCGCGCCTCGAGGAGGTAAAGCGCGTGTTGCCCGGGATCTCAGGACCCACCGTCATCGACGTGATGAACGGCGGGGCGATGGTCGCCGTGCACGCTGTCGCGCCAGCCGACACAATCTTCCGCACCATCGCCGACCTCAAGGCACTCGGCGGCGAGGGCATCCTCGTCACGCGCATTGAACGGTTAATGGCATGATCACCGTGGCCGTTCGCGCCGACGTCTCGCGCTTGTCCGCTGCCGAGCGGACCATCCTCTTTGATCGATCAACCAGTGCCGACCCGGCGATTCGAGCGGCAACCGCTCGGCTCATTGAACGCGTGCGCCTCGAAGGGGACGCAGCCCTCATGGCGATGGCGCGCGAATTTGACGGAGCATCACTCGAGGCACTCGAGGTCCCACGCACGGCATGGCGTCGCGCACTGGAAACACTGGATCCCACGCTCATCGCCGCTCTCGAGCGTGCGGCCGAAAATATTCGGCAGGTGCACGAAGCCTTCAAGCCGGTCGCCCGTGAAGTCGTGACGGCGGATGGCGTGGTCGTGGGGCGGCGTCCCGATCCCTTGGCGCGTGTGGGGGTGTATGCGCCGGGTGGACGCGCCACGTATCCGAGTAGCCTGCTGATGGGCGCCGTCCCCGCTCGCGTCGCGGGGGTTGGCACCGTGATCGTCTGCTCGCCCCCAACGGCCACAGGACTGCCGGCGGCAGTGCTGCTCGCGGCCGCCGAGATTGCTGGTGTGGATCGTATGTTCGCCGTTGGGGGAGCCGGCGCGATCGCTGCGCTCGCATTCGGCACCAACAGTATTCCGCGAGTGGATCGTATTGTGGGGCCGGGCAATGCGTACGTTGCAGAGGCGAAGCTTCAGGTTGCTGGCACCGTAGCGATCGATTCACCGGCAGGCCCCAGCGAACTCTTGGTCATCGCGGATGAGTTTGCGGACGCGGACGTTATCGCACGCGAAATTGTGGCGCAGGCGGAGCATGACCCGCTCGCTGCCGTCGTCCTTGTGACCACCGCGCCATTGCTGATCGACGCAGTGGAACGGGCGCTCGCGCCACTCATCGCCACCACACCTCGCGCGATGATTGTTCGCGAGGCGCTCGCCGCTCGCGGTGGGTTGGTCACCGCTGCAACGCTCGCCGAGGCAGAAGCATTTGCGGCGGAGTACGCGGGAGAACATGTGTTGGTAGCCTGCCGAGACGGCGACGGCGTCACCGCGCGGCTTCGCAATGCCGGCACCGTTTTTGTCGGCACCGCAAACAGTGTCGCGTTCGGCGATTATCTCAGCGGCGCCAACCATGTGCTGCCGACGGGTGGTTTGGCGAGGAGTTATTCTGGACTATCCACGATCGATTTTTATCGCTGGACGACGTGGCAGCGCGTCGACCGTGCGGCCGCCGCGCGTCTCGCCGCAGATGTAGGAATCCTCGCGGACGCCGAGGGATTGCCGGGGCACGCCGCCACGGCACGACACTGGATGGAGGGGACACCATAATGCGCCGCAGGACGACGCAACTCGCGCGCGAGGACCTGGCGAAGATTCCGCTGTACAACGCCGATGCGCGCGTGGAAATCAACCTCGCTGACAACACGAATCTCTGGGGATCACCGCCGGCGGCGATCGCGGCCATGCAGTCGGTGGTCGACGGTGGCGCCGCAGGCTACCCTGATCTCTATGGTGCCTCGCTCAAACAGGCCGTCGCGCAGATTCATGGCGTTGAGGCGTCCTGCGTGGTCACGGGGAACGGTTCGGACGACGTGCTCGACTGCGCGGTGCGCGCGTTCGCTGGGGCGGGCGATCTCGTGGCGCACCCCGATCCCACGTTCGTCATGCTCCCAATCTTTGCGCAAATCAACGGCCTCCGACCAGTGGCGGTTCCGCTCACGGCTGACCATCAAATGGATGCTGACGCGCTGCTCGCGACCGGCGCGCGCATTATTTATCTCTGCACCCCCAACAATCCCACCGGCACCGCCACACGTCCCGAAACAATCCTTCGGATCATTGCCGAAGCACCGGGGCTCGTGATCATTGACGAAGCGTACGCCGAGTTCAGTGGCATGGACGGATTGATCGGGCAGGCGGCTGCGCTTGAGCGTGTGCTGGTGTGCCGTACGCTGTCCAAGGCATACGGCCTTGCCGGACTGCGCATCGGATACGGCGTGGCATCGCGTCACATCATTGACGCGGTCGAACGATCGCGTGGTCCGTACAAACTCAGCACGGTCGCTGAAGCAGCCGGCGTCGCCGCCATGCTCCAGGACGCAGACTGGGTACGCACGCACGCAGCGGAATGCGTCCGCAATCGCGACCGCTTGGCAGCGGAACTTGCCACGCTCGGGCTGAGGGCGCTTCCGTCCGACGCGAACTTTCTGTGCATTCCAACTCCGCACGCTCTGGCGATCACGGCGCACGCACGATCACTTGGCATCGCGCTCCGCGCCTGGGCCAACCTTCCCAACATTGGTCCGGCACTACGTATTACCGCCGGTCCGTGGCCGATGATGGAGCGCGCATGCAGCGCCATCCGAGAGGCACTCGCGTGCGTGTGACGTTATTCGACTACGGCGCGGGAAATCTCCATTCTCTGGCCAAGGCACTGCAGGGGAGAGGTCGCGTCGTGGTGATCGAACCAAATCCAATCCGTGCGATTGAAACAGACTTTCTCGTCTTACCTGGCGTTGGCGCCTTTGGAGCGGCCTCCGCCGCGCTGGCTCCGGGCCGTGATGCTATGGCGACCGCAATCCGCGCCGGATTACCGACGTTGGGAATTTGTCTCGGTATGCAGCTGCTGTGCGACGCCAGCGACGAAGGGCCTGGTGACGGACTCGGCATCGTGCCAGGGCGGGTCGAAAAACTGCGCGCGCGGCACACACCGCAAATCGGGTGGAACACCATTGATGACACCCGCGACGTACTCTTTGCAGCGCCGAGACTCGGCATTGCATACTATGCCAACCGCTATGTGTGCCGCCCCACAGACCCTGATGTGGTGATCGCGTGGTCCGTGCATGAAGCAGATCGTTTTCCTGCGGCTATTCGGTGCGGTCGGGTGATTGGCGTGCAATTCCACCCAGAGAAAAGTTCGGCGCCCGGCCTCGCTTTTCTGCAACGCGTCATTGCGGAGGCTGCATGATTGTCATTCCCGCTATCGATCTTCGGGATGGATGTGTCGTGCAGCTGGTCGGCGGCGATTTTGCAAAGGAAGCGGTGCGCCTCGACGATCCGCGCGAAGTCGCACAACGGTGGACGCGGCTTGGTTTTTCGCGACTCCACATCGTCGATCTCGACGCCGCAACGGGGCGCGGATCCAATGCGCCGATCGTGCGCGAGTTGTTGCGCGATGCCAGCGTGCAGATACAGGTCGGCGGAGGTATTCGGACGACGGATCAAGTGACAGAGTTGTTCGACGCCGGCGCAACGAGTGTGGTGGTGGGCACGCGTGCGCTCGAAGATCGGGACTGGCTCGACGAAATGGCACACGACCACCCCTTTGGGATCATCGTGGCCGCCGATGTACGTGAGCGTCGCGTCGTCACGCATGGATGGGCGCGCGATTCTCGACGCTTGATTCTCGATGTGATCGAGGATCTCGCGGGACTGCCACTCGCGGGATTGCTGGTCACGGCGGTTCACCGTGAGGGACAAATGAAGGGCACGGATCTGCCGCTGATGGAAGACGTCGCAGAGGCGAGTGCCTGGCCGGTCCTCGCCTCTGGCGGTATTGCTTCGCTCGCGGATGTACGTTCGCTCGAGGATCGCCGCATTGCCGGTGCGGTCCTTGGTATGGCGCTCTATACCGGTGCCATTGATCCCCACGTTCTTGTTGAGGAATTTGCGCAATGAACACGCCTGTCATCATCACGCGCGAAACAAGCGAGACGGTCGTGCGTGTCGAGGCCGTGGTCGGCACCGGCGTCGCGCAAATCAAAACGCCTGAGCGTTTCCTTGATCATATGCTCACCGTGCTCGCCCGGTACTCCGGCGTCGATCTCACAGTATCCGCCACTGGTGACCTGCGCCATCACATCATTGAAGATGTGGCGCTGGCAGT containing:
- the hisG gene encoding ATP phosphoribosyltransferase gives rise to the protein MLRIALPNKGRLHQDCRELLADAGLAVRASSERALTASLGGEFEAIFVRAQDIPEFVADGAADAGITGWDLVVESGRPLTSRLDLAFGRCTIVVATREDSGIRAVADIPEQSRVATVFPNITRTFFADQGKLVVLAPVSGAVEIAPHLGIADVIVDITSTGSTLRVNGLRPVCTVMESSARLISAAAPLADVQKVRALDELVMALQSVLAARGRRYVMANVPRARLEEVKRVLPGISGPTVIDVMNGGAMVAVHAVAPADTIFRTIADLKALGGEGILVTRIERLMA
- the hisD gene encoding histidinol dehydrogenase, with translation MITVAVRADVSRLSAAERTILFDRSTSADPAIRAATARLIERVRLEGDAALMAMAREFDGASLEALEVPRTAWRRALETLDPTLIAALERAAENIRQVHEAFKPVAREVVTADGVVVGRRPDPLARVGVYAPGGRATYPSSLLMGAVPARVAGVGTVIVCSPPTATGLPAAVLLAAAEIAGVDRMFAVGGAGAIAALAFGTNSIPRVDRIVGPGNAYVAEAKLQVAGTVAIDSPAGPSELLVIADEFADADVIAREIVAQAEHDPLAAVVLVTTAPLLIDAVERALAPLIATTPRAMIVREALAARGGLVTAATLAEAEAFAAEYAGEHVLVACRDGDGVTARLRNAGTVFVGTANSVAFGDYLSGANHVLPTGGLARSYSGLSTIDFYRWTTWQRVDRAAAARLAADVGILADAEGLPGHAATARHWMEGTP
- a CDS encoding aminotransferase class I/II-fold pyridoxal phosphate-dependent enzyme — translated: MRRRTTQLAREDLAKIPLYNADARVEINLADNTNLWGSPPAAIAAMQSVVDGGAAGYPDLYGASLKQAVAQIHGVEASCVVTGNGSDDVLDCAVRAFAGAGDLVAHPDPTFVMLPIFAQINGLRPVAVPLTADHQMDADALLATGARIIYLCTPNNPTGTATRPETILRIIAEAPGLVIIDEAYAEFSGMDGLIGQAAALERVLVCRTLSKAYGLAGLRIGYGVASRHIIDAVERSRGPYKLSTVAEAAGVAAMLQDADWVRTHAAECVRNRDRLAAELATLGLRALPSDANFLCIPTPHALAITAHARSLGIALRAWANLPNIGPALRITAGPWPMMERACSAIREALACV
- the hisH gene encoding imidazole glycerol phosphate synthase subunit HisH, which translates into the protein MRVTLFDYGAGNLHSLAKALQGRGRVVVIEPNPIRAIETDFLVLPGVGAFGAASAALAPGRDAMATAIRAGLPTLGICLGMQLLCDASDEGPGDGLGIVPGRVEKLRARHTPQIGWNTIDDTRDVLFAAPRLGIAYYANRYVCRPTDPDVVIAWSVHEADRFPAAIRCGRVIGVQFHPEKSSAPGLAFLQRVIAEAA
- a CDS encoding 1-(5-phosphoribosyl)-5-[(5-phosphoribosylamino)methylideneamino] imidazole-4-carboxamide isomerase codes for the protein MIVIPAIDLRDGCVVQLVGGDFAKEAVRLDDPREVAQRWTRLGFSRLHIVDLDAATGRGSNAPIVRELLRDASVQIQVGGGIRTTDQVTELFDAGATSVVVGTRALEDRDWLDEMAHDHPFGIIVAADVRERRVVTHGWARDSRRLILDVIEDLAGLPLAGLLVTAVHREGQMKGTDLPLMEDVAEASAWPVLASGGIASLADVRSLEDRRIAGAVLGMALYTGAIDPHVLVEEFAQ